The DNA window CCGAGATAACACCTTCTATCCGTTGGAGCGATTTAACTACTTTAGATAGTTCCAGCACATTGGGAACTACAATTTCTACCATGATGATGGCTTTTAAATCGCGCGTGGTGCGGACCACGGCTTTGGTAATATCTAACTTACGCTCGGCAATGTTTTGAGCCACCAGCGCCAACATCCCCGTTTTATTTTCACTCACAATTCTTACTTTAGCCGAACGCGTAAACGCCGAGCCCTTGTTCCAATCGGCTTGAATTCGACGTTCGGTGTCGTAGGTTAAAATGCGTGAACAATCGGTACGGTGAATTTTAAGCCCTCTTCCACGCGAAATAATCCCTACAATAGGATCGCCAGGCAGCGGGTAACAGCATTTGGCAAAAGTAACCAGGATATTGTCCATCCCGTCTATAAGCACCACATTTTTATTGCGCTGCGATACTTTGTCAAAAATACGCTGGATAATACCTTCTTTTTCCTCCGGCGGCTTTTCACCTTCTGGCTTTTTATTGGGAAAAAGCTCTTCCAACATAGACGACACCGCAATTTTTCCGTAGGCCACCGCAGAATATAATGAAAGCTCGTTATTAATTCCCTTCTTTTGAGTGTAATCACCATAATGATGGGCTTTAAAAACATCATCAGGCTTAATTCCCATTTTCTCACATTCGTCTTCAAAAATATTTTTACCAATCTCCAAACTCTTTTTACGTTGTTCTTGTTTTAAATGCTGGCGGATATGCGCTTTGGCCGATGAACTAGCCACCAACTTAAGCCAATCTTTGGTGGGACCTTTTTTGGGATTAGTAATAATTTCTACCTCATCCCCACTCTCCAATTTGTGCGAAAGTGGCACCATGCGCCCGTTTACTTTAGCACCGGTACAATGATTACCAATGTCGGTATGGATACTGTAGGCAAAATCGATAGGGGTAGAACTATGCGGTAGCGAGCGCACATCGCCACGTGGGGTAAACACGTAAATATCGGAAGTATATAAATCGAGCTTTACCGTATCTAAAAACTCAATCGAATCTTTGAGCTCCTTCTGCCACTCCATCAGCTGACGCAGCCACTGAAAGGTGGCTTCCGAATCGGTATCAAGCTTGCCGTCATCTTTATATTTCCAATGCGCCGCAATGCCCTTGTTGGCAATTTCGTGCATGGTTTGCGTACGGATCTGAAACTCTACCCGCTCGCCATCCAAACAAATAACCGTGGTATGAAGCGACTGGTAATTATTACTTTTAGGCATGGCAATATAATCTTTAAAACGCCCGGGAACCGGCTTCCACAGGCTGTGCAACTGCCCCAATACTTCATAACACTCTTCCAAACTGCGCGTAATAATGCGAAACGCCAACAAATCGTGAATTTGCTCAAACGTAATTTTTTGCCGCTCCATTTTACAGTAAATGCTGTAAATATTTTTCATGCGGCCTACAATTTCAATACCAGAAATATCGCCCTCAAATTTATCGCGAATTTCTTTCACAACGCGCGCAATGTACTCTTCGCGGTTACTTTTAAGCCGCGCCATCTTTTTTTCAATTTGCTTATAAGAATCGGGCTGGTAAAAACGAAAACTTAAATCT is part of the bacterium genome and encodes:
- a CDS encoding bifunctional (p)ppGpp synthetase/guanosine-3',5'-bis(diphosphate) 3'-pyrophosphohydrolase yields the protein MPQTATLPIKLDDIVSKVRQYNDRANIDIINKAYVFTAKAHEGQMRKSGHPYVIHPLEVANILADMKLDVSSVAAGILHDTLEDTEASKEQIESIFGRDIAELVDGVTKLSKLNFNTKEDRQAENFRKMIIAMSKDIRVILIKLADRLNNLRTLQFMPEEKQMRIAKETLDIYAPIASRLGIDWLKVELEDLSFRFYQPDSYKQIEKKMARLKSNREEYIARVVKEIRDKFEGDISGIEIVGRMKNIYSIYCKMERQKITFEQIHDLLAFRIITRSLEECYEVLGQLHSLWKPVPGRFKDYIAMPKSNNYQSLHTTVICLDGERVEFQIRTQTMHEIANKGIAAHWKYKDDGKLDTDSEATFQWLRQLMEWQKELKDSIEFLDTVKLDLYTSDIYVFTPRGDVRSLPHSSTPIDFAYSIHTDIGNHCTGAKVNGRMVPLSHKLESGDEVEIITNPKKGPTKDWLKLVASSSAKAHIRQHLKQEQRKKSLEIGKNIFEDECEKMGIKPDDVFKAHHYGDYTQKKGINNELSLYSAVAYGKIAVSSMLEELFPNKKPEGEKPPEEKEGIIQRIFDKVSQRNKNVVLIDGMDNILVTFAKCCYPLPGDPIVGIISRGRGLKIHRTDCSRILTYDTERRIQADWNKGSAFTRSAKVRIVSENKTGMLALVAQNIAERKLDITKAVVRTTRDLKAIIMVEIVVPNVLELSKVVKSLQRIEGVISVERVYTKI